TTTTTCCGATGGCTTGGGCCACCTCGGTGCGACGCTTGACCGCGTCGAGGATGACACGGTTGAGACGATCGATTTCCTTGCGGTATTCCTGAATCTCTGCATCAGACAACGGATCATCAGTGCCGGATGGCATTCGGATTTCAAGGTTCTCTTCGGTCATAACTTTATTGTGCCATGCGGATTGTGGGACAGTGCGCTGTGGGCGCTATGTCGGACACTGCTAGTAGGTTAATAAGCATCATGACTACTGACCTCACTTTAGGACTCAATCCGCAGCAAGCCGCCGCAGTCGAACACAGTGGCAGCCCTTTGCTTATCGTCGCTGGAGCGGGCTCCGGCAAGACCGCTGTTC
The Corynebacterium breve genome window above contains:
- a CDS encoding chorismate mutase: MTEENLEIRMPSGTDDPLSDAEIQEYRKEIDRLNRVILDAVKRRTEVAQAIGKTRMGSGGTRLVHTREVAIINQFREELGEEGPNLAGILLRLGRGKLG